The Pukyongia salina genome segment TTGTTTTCATTATAAATAAAAAATCCCGCTGTGGCGGGATTGTACTATAAGGTTAATTTCTTATTCAGATCTTCCACATACTTTCTGAATTGCTTATCGGTACTCGAAAGGTTGTCTACCGTCTTACAGGCGTGAAGAACGGTGGCATGATCACGCTGACCGATCTGGGAACCGATAGAGGCCAAGGAAGCCTTGGTAAATTTCTTGGCAAAGAACATGGCGAGTTGCCTGGCCTGAACAATGTGTCGTTTTCGTGTTTTAGATTGCAGCGTATCCACATCCATTTGAAAGTATTCGCTCACCACCTTCTGAATATAATCAATGGAAACCTCACGCTTGGTGTGCTTCACATAATTATCTACGATCTTTTTGGCGAGATCGATAGTGATCTCACGCTTGTTAAAGGACGAATGTGCAATAAGGGAAATGATAGCACCTTCAAGTTCTCGAATATTGGTTTTTATGTTGTTAGCCAGGAATTCTATGATATCTTCCGGCATCTCAACCCCATCTCTATACAGCTTATTTTTAATGATCGCCACCCGCGTATCGTAATCGGGATGGTTTAGTTCGGCAGAAAGCCCCCATTTAAAACGAGACAAAAGTCGCTGTTCAATATCGATCATATCTACCGGTGCCTTATCACTTGTTAAGATCACCTGTTTTCCATTCTGATGTAAATGATTGAATATATGGAAGAAAACATCCTGAGTTCCGGCTTTCCCGGAAAGCAGCTGAATATCGTCCACAATAAGAACATCTATGATCTGGTAGAAATGTATAAAATCGTTTCTATTGTTCTTTTTAACAGACTCTATATATTGCTGAGTAAATTTTTCGGCAGAAATATAAAGAACTGTTTTCTCCGGATATTTATCTTTTATCTCAACCCCAATCGCGTGCGCCAGGTGGGTTTTACCTAAACCAACGCCTCCAAATATCAAAAGCGGATTAAAAGAGGTTCCTCCCGGTTTGTTTGCAACGGCCATACCCGCAGAGCGTGCAAGTCTGTTCGATTCGCCTTCCAGAAAGTTATCGAAGTTATAACCCGGATTTAACTGAGATTCGATCTTTACATTTCGGATCCCGGGGATTACAAACGGATTCTTTAACTCCGGACTCTTATTCTTTAATGGAACATCTACTTCCTGAGATTGAACCTGACTTCTATTGGTACTTGGTATCTTTTCGGTAAAAGGTTGCTTGTTACCATAGGTATTCTCCATCTTGATCACATATACCAATTTCGCGCTGGTACCTAATTCTTTGGTAAGGGCAACTTTCAATAATTTCACATAATGCTCCTCCAGCCACTCGTAGAAAAATTTGCTGGGAACTTGTATACTAAGGGCATTATCTGTAAGTTTTACTGCTTTGATAGGTTCGAACCATGTTTTGTATGCTTGTGAAGAGATGTTATCTTCAATAAAGGACAAACAATTGTTCCAAACCGATTCCGCAGTTTTGCTCATAGTGAATGCTGAAGTATAGTTAGTTAATTATGCGAAAGAAAAATGACGAAAAAAGAGCGATTCGTAACATTATCTTAACACTGCAAATATGTGAACAAAAAAATGAAAAAAAAAATACAATGGGTATTGAATATTCACTTTTTTTTTCGCATACCTTTACGTAGATAAACTTACAAAAAATATCCCCCTTTCAGACATTTTATTTGTGAAAAAAAATATTACAAAATTAAGAGTGCGATACGGAGAGACCGATCAGATGGGTGTGGTTTATTATGGAAATTACGCACAATATCTAGAGCAGGGACGAACCGAATGGCTTCGTGAGCTTGGATTTTCCTACCGTTGGATGGAAGAAAACAACATCAAACTCCCTGTAATTAAACTAGTTATAGATTACAAGCTTCCGGCTCGTTATGATGACGAGATTTTTATAACCACAACATTGAAGAAACTTCCTACGGTTCGGATAGAGTTCGATTACGAAATTCACAATGCCGAGGGAGCACTTTTGGTGACGGCTTCAACAACTTTGGTTTTCGTTGATATGCAAACAAATAAGTTGAAACGCGCACCCGATTATCTACTGGAAAAACTAAAGGAATAATTATTCTCTTTTTATACTCACTTTATGTAGATTATTGAGCTTCTGAAACACAATTTCGGCATCCCTTTCACGCACCGAAATCTTAAAACTACATTTCAATTCCATTTTCTGATCCACGATCTTCAATTTTTCAGATTTAAGTATTCTCATCACGCTGTTCATTTCGGGATAGTCGCATTGAACAATAAATAGTTGATCTATAGTTCGTTTTACTTTACGAGATGAATCCAGTGCCATCTTAGCCGCTGTTTTGTATGCCTGGATCAATCCGCCTACACCTAGTTTGGTGCCTCCAAAATACCGTACAACCACCACCAGTACATTGGTGAGGTCGAAGGCCTGGATCTGGCCGTAAATAGGCGCTCCTGCACTGTTAGTAGGCTCTCCATCATCATTTACCCTGTATTGCTCATAGCGTGATCCTAGTTGCCAGGCATAACAATGATGTCTTGCTCCGTAATGTTGTTTTCGAAGCACTTCAAGTGCTTCCCCGATTTCTTCTTCGGAAGTGACCGGAAATGCATAACCGTAGAATTTACTTCCTTTTTCTTTAAAAAGTATTTCCTCCGAAGGAGCCGTCACGGTTTTATAGGTGTCCTTTTCCGAAGCCATTACCAACTATTAAACGTTACAAGCACGATACTCAACACAGCCAATAATATACCCAGCCAATTCTTCGGCATCAATTTTTCCTTAAACAGCAAAATACCAACAAGAGTAGAGGTCATTACTATCGCAACATTATTTACAGTGAAGATCCCTGAACTCTCCAATATATCACTGCGGAGCGCATGAACCAGAAAATATACCGAGAAATAATTGGGAATTCCTAAAAGAAACCCTCCGATCACATTTTTCCATTCGAAAACGAATTTCCTGCCTAATGCCTGGAAAGTCAAAATAAGAATTCCTACCACTGCCGCTGCCGCGAAAATGGTCGAGGAGAAGATAGCGACCTCATTTTCGGCGACATGCGTATCTTCCAGATATTTCAAACTGGTATCGATTATTCCACTGCCAAAAAATACAAGTAAAGGATATATCAAATTGCGCTTATCAATCTTTAGTCCTTTCTTTGTTTTTAAAGAAGCCAAGTACACGGCAAATAAGGCGAGGATGATACCTGTTAATTTAAGAAAACCCAGGCTCTCATTGTAGTATACGAGTCCGAATACGATGGGAATGACCAAGCTCATTTTTGTCGCCACCGAAACCACCGAAAGCCCACTACGCTGGGTAGTAAGTGCCATCAGGTTAAATATTACAATGAAGAGTATACCAAGGGCAACTGTAAAGGGAAACCATCCCTTACCAATAATATCGCCTGTTGATACAACACCATTATACGCTAATAGCCCACAACTCGCCGCCACCATATAATTAACCACAATGGCATGAAAGCGGTTTATTTTAAATCTGTCGAAAAGTTTAAAAGTCACAAAAATAACTGTAGAGGAAAGTATGCTAAGTATAAGGTAGATCAAGAGTAGTTGTTTTTATAAAGATAGAGAAGGTCTTCCTTTATTTTTTTTTCTGAAACTAATTCGGCATTAAACTTAGGGGAGGACACACCTTCATGAAATTTAACCTGGCCCTGAAAAACCAATGCTTCATCCCAAAGGTCCTCATCGATAAAAGTCTGCAAGGTTTGGCTTCCTCCTTCTACGATCAGGCTTTGAATTCCTCTTTTAAATAGCAACTTGCATATTTGGCCAGCCATCGGAAGGTCGAAATCTATGTGAACAAAATCGATATTTCCCTTACTCTCTTTTAAATTTTCGGTGATCACCAGGGTAGGTGCTTCTGTGTTCAGCACTGCTGCGTCTTTCGGAATTCGGAGGCTGCGGTCCAGTACGATACGGAGTGGAGAATTTCCTTCCCAGTCTCGCACGGTTAATTTAGGATCGTCATCAATTACGGTTGTTGTCCCCACAAGTATGGCCTCTTCCTCTGCTCTCATCTTATGCACCAGTTGGCGGGAGATCGTATTGGTGATCCATACGGGTTTCTTTTCCTTAGGGCGAGTAGCCGGGGCGAGATATCTATCGGCAGACTGAGCCCATTTCAAAATTATATAAGGTCTTTGTAATTTGTGAAAGGTAAAGAAGCGCTTATTGAGTGTGTCGCATTCTTCAGCAAGGACTCCTGAGATCACGTTGCATCCTGCTTCCCGTAGTTTATTAATGCCCTGGCCGCTAACTTTGGGATTAGGGTCACTACTTCCAATTACTACCGTTTTCAAACCTTTGGAGATTATTAAATCTGCACAGGGTGGTGTCTTACCAAAGTGGCTGCAAGGTTCCAGATTCACGTAGAGAATGGCTTCGGGTAATAAAGCAGGATCTGCAACATTGGCGAGCGCATTAACTTCGGCATGAGGGCCTCCGGTCATGTAATGCCATCCTTCCCCGATAATACTGTTGTTATGAACGATCACACTGCCCACCAGAGGGTTCGGGTAGGTGGAACCAAGACCTTTTTTGGCCAGTTCGATACAGCGCGACATAAATTTTTCATGTAACTTCACATCGCAAAAGTACAAGTTAAAAACTATATGGAAATGCCAGTAATTCGCCCCATAGAAAAGCAGGATAATGCCCGGTTAACAGAACTTATAAGATCTATCCTGGACGATTTTGGAGTCCCCAGGATTGGTAGTGCATATGCGGATAGTGCTCTGGACGACATGTATTCTGCGTATCAGATGGAAAAATCGGCCTATTTCGTAATAGACGATAATGGAACCCTCTTGGGAGGTGCAGGGATCGCACAACTTGATAATTTCGATGGCCCCGTTTGTGAGCTGCAAAAAATGTATTTCGCGATCGAGGCTAGGGGAAGAGGACTGGGAACCGAAATGATGCGGATCTGCCTCGAGAAAGCGAAAGAATTTGGTTATGAGAAGGTATAT includes the following:
- the dnaA gene encoding chromosomal replication initiator protein DnaA, whose protein sequence is MSKTAESVWNNCLSFIEDNISSQAYKTWFEPIKAVKLTDNALSIQVPSKFFYEWLEEHYVKLLKVALTKELGTSAKLVYVIKMENTYGNKQPFTEKIPSTNRSQVQSQEVDVPLKNKSPELKNPFVIPGIRNVKIESQLNPGYNFDNFLEGESNRLARSAGMAVANKPGGTSFNPLLIFGGVGLGKTHLAHAIGVEIKDKYPEKTVLYISAEKFTQQYIESVKKNNRNDFIHFYQIIDVLIVDDIQLLSGKAGTQDVFFHIFNHLHQNGKQVILTSDKAPVDMIDIEQRLLSRFKWGLSAELNHPDYDTRVAIIKNKLYRDGVEMPEDIIEFLANNIKTNIRELEGAIISLIAHSSFNKREITIDLAKKIVDNYVKHTKREVSIDYIQKVVSEYFQMDVDTLQSKTRKRHIVQARQLAMFFAKKFTKASLASIGSQIGQRDHATVLHACKTVDNLSSTDKQFRKYVEDLNKKLTL
- a CDS encoding acyl-CoA thioesterase; the protein is MKKNITKLRVRYGETDQMGVVYYGNYAQYLEQGRTEWLRELGFSYRWMEENNIKLPVIKLVIDYKLPARYDDEIFITTTLKKLPTVRIEFDYEIHNAEGALLVTASTTLVFVDMQTNKLKRAPDYLLEKLKE
- a CDS encoding IMPACT family protein; amino-acid sequence: MASEKDTYKTVTAPSEEILFKEKGSKFYGYAFPVTSEEEIGEALEVLRKQHYGARHHCYAWQLGSRYEQYRVNDDGEPTNSAGAPIYGQIQAFDLTNVLVVVVRYFGGTKLGVGGLIQAYKTAAKMALDSSRKVKRTIDQLFIVQCDYPEMNSVMRILKSEKLKIVDQKMELKCSFKISVRERDAEIVFQKLNNLHKVSIKRE
- the ribD gene encoding bifunctional diaminohydroxyphosphoribosylaminopyrimidine deaminase/5-amino-6-(5-phosphoribosylamino)uracil reductase RibD — protein: MSRCIELAKKGLGSTYPNPLVGSVIVHNNSIIGEGWHYMTGGPHAEVNALANVADPALLPEAILYVNLEPCSHFGKTPPCADLIISKGLKTVVIGSSDPNPKVSGQGINKLREAGCNVISGVLAEECDTLNKRFFTFHKLQRPYIILKWAQSADRYLAPATRPKEKKPVWITNTISRQLVHKMRAEEEAILVGTTTVIDDDPKLTVRDWEGNSPLRIVLDRSLRIPKDAAVLNTEAPTLVITENLKESKGNIDFVHIDFDLPMAGQICKLLFKRGIQSLIVEGGSQTLQTFIDEDLWDEALVFQGQVKFHEGVSSPKFNAELVSEKKIKEDLLYLYKNNYS
- a CDS encoding GNAT family N-acetyltransferase, whose product is MPVIRPIEKQDNARLTELIRSILDDFGVPRIGSAYADSALDDMYSAYQMEKSAYFVIDDNGTLLGGAGIAQLDNFDGPVCELQKMYFAIEARGRGLGTEMMRICLEKAKEFGYEKVYLETMPYMIAAQKLYERSGFTYIDGPLGDTGHYACQTHMIKQL